In one window of Bradyrhizobium diazoefficiens DNA:
- a CDS encoding tripartite tricarboxylate transporter substrate binding protein: MRGTSIFLLSAAAVVVAGTGPVLAAWQPQKPIEFVATAGPGGGTDNIARAVQNIITKYKLTDQPIVVVNKGGGSGAEGYVYGKASAGDPYKVIFGTSNAWQQPLVSRVAFNYTDLTPIAAMAQDEFLLWVKQDAPYKTAGDYLKAAATGDFKMGGAQSKDTDEVLTRMIEKAGHVKLTYIPFKSGAEAAVQLAGGHIDSHVNNPSESLGQWRGGTQRPLCAFSPKRLPQGPKITATEGWSDVPTCAEQGLDIKQYEQPRTVWLPGKVTPDQAAYYVDLMKKVQATPEWKDYIEKSSQIDTFLTGADLDKFIKEDLEHLKQVASEQGWLVK; this comes from the coding sequence ATGCGTGGGACGTCGATATTTCTGCTTTCCGCGGCCGCGGTCGTGGTCGCCGGCACTGGGCCAGTGCTCGCAGCCTGGCAGCCGCAGAAGCCGATCGAGTTCGTGGCAACGGCTGGGCCCGGCGGCGGCACCGACAACATCGCCCGCGCGGTGCAGAACATCATCACCAAGTACAAGCTGACTGACCAGCCGATCGTCGTCGTTAACAAGGGCGGCGGCAGCGGCGCGGAAGGCTATGTCTACGGCAAGGCCTCCGCCGGCGATCCCTACAAGGTGATCTTCGGTACCTCGAATGCCTGGCAGCAGCCGCTCGTCTCCAGGGTCGCCTTCAACTACACCGATCTCACCCCGATCGCAGCCATGGCGCAGGATGAATTCCTGCTTTGGGTCAAGCAGGACGCGCCCTACAAGACCGCGGGCGATTATCTGAAGGCGGCCGCAACGGGTGACTTCAAGATGGGCGGCGCGCAGTCCAAGGACACCGACGAGGTGTTGACGCGCATGATCGAGAAGGCCGGTCATGTGAAGCTGACCTACATTCCCTTCAAGAGCGGCGCCGAGGCCGCCGTGCAGCTCGCCGGTGGGCACATCGATTCCCACGTCAACAATCCCAGCGAGAGCCTCGGGCAATGGCGCGGCGGGACCCAGCGTCCGCTCTGCGCTTTCAGCCCGAAGCGGCTGCCGCAAGGGCCCAAGATCACCGCGACCGAAGGCTGGAGCGACGTTCCGACCTGCGCCGAGCAGGGCCTCGACATCAAGCAATATGAGCAGCCACGCACGGTGTGGCTGCCCGGCAAGGTCACGCCGGACCAGGCCGCCTACTATGTCGACCTCATGAAGAAGGTGCAGGCGACGCCGGAATGGAAGGATTACATCGAGAAGAGCTCCCAGATCGACACGTTTCTCACCGGTGCCGATCTCGACAAGTTCATCAAGGAGGATCTCGAGCACCTCAAACAGGTTGCAAGCGAGCAGGGCTGGCTCGTCAAGTGA
- a CDS encoding tripartite tricarboxylate transporter permease, with protein MDNFSELLHGFTIAVTVPHLVLMVVGVLLGILVGVLPGLGAPNGVSLLLPLTFGMQPVSAIILLSSMYWGALFGGSVTSILFNIPGEPSSVATTFDGYPMARDGRPTTALATAFGSAAFGALVGVILITFLASWVAQVALAFGPAEYFAVYFLAFASFVGMGGSAPIKTVVALAIGFAIAAIGIDTVSGSVRLTMGIDELVKGVNFVVAVMGLFGIGELLVAVEEEFHARAVSSKIDWREVFRAVGQLPRHGVALLRSAAIGCWMGITPGGPTAASFMSYGIARRFSRRGRYFGTGEVEGIISPETADHAAGTSALLPMLSLGIPGSATAAVMMGGLMIWGLNPGPMLFVDQKDFVWGLIASMYVGNIVAVALVLLTVPVFAALMRIPFVIIAPLIVIICVVGAYSVSNSYLDVVMMLGFGIVGYLFKKLFYPLAPLVLAIVIGDKAEDAFRQSMLMSKGSLGIFFANKLVTSLVVAGIALLLLPLVLQLARLFHKPASPATETTAQER; from the coding sequence ATGGACAATTTCTCGGAGCTCCTGCACGGCTTCACCATCGCGGTCACCGTGCCGCATCTGGTGCTGATGGTCGTCGGCGTGCTGCTCGGCATTCTCGTCGGCGTGCTGCCGGGGCTGGGTGCGCCGAACGGGGTGTCGCTGCTGCTGCCGCTCACTTTCGGCATGCAGCCGGTGTCGGCGATCATCCTGCTTTCCAGCATGTATTGGGGCGCGTTGTTCGGGGGCTCGGTGACCTCGATCCTGTTCAATATCCCGGGTGAGCCGTCCTCGGTTGCCACCACCTTCGACGGTTACCCGATGGCGCGCGATGGCCGGCCGACCACGGCGCTCGCCACCGCCTTCGGCTCGGCCGCGTTCGGCGCGCTGGTCGGCGTCATCCTGATCACGTTCCTGGCGTCATGGGTGGCGCAGGTCGCGCTCGCCTTCGGGCCGGCGGAATATTTCGCGGTCTATTTCCTCGCCTTTGCCAGCTTCGTCGGCATGGGCGGCTCCGCGCCGATCAAGACCGTGGTGGCGCTCGCGATCGGTTTTGCGATCGCCGCCATCGGCATCGACACGGTCTCCGGCAGCGTCCGCCTCACCATGGGCATCGATGAGCTGGTGAAGGGCGTGAACTTCGTCGTCGCGGTGATGGGCCTGTTCGGCATCGGCGAGCTGCTGGTCGCGGTCGAGGAGGAGTTCCATGCCCGCGCTGTGTCCTCGAAGATCGATTGGCGCGAGGTATTTCGCGCGGTCGGCCAGCTGCCGCGTCACGGGGTTGCACTGTTGCGCAGCGCCGCAATCGGTTGCTGGATGGGGATCACGCCCGGTGGCCCGACAGCGGCATCCTTCATGAGCTACGGCATCGCGCGGCGCTTCTCGCGTCGCGGCCGCTATTTCGGCACCGGCGAGGTCGAAGGCATCATTTCGCCCGAGACAGCAGATCATGCCGCCGGCACCAGTGCGCTGCTGCCGATGCTCTCGCTCGGCATTCCCGGCTCGGCCACCGCGGCGGTGATGATGGGCGGGCTGATGATCTGGGGCCTCAATCCCGGGCCGATGCTGTTCGTCGACCAGAAGGACTTCGTGTGGGGTCTGATCGCCTCGATGTATGTCGGCAATATCGTCGCCGTTGCCCTGGTGTTGCTCACCGTTCCGGTGTTTGCCGCTCTGATGCGGATTCCCTTCGTGATCATCGCGCCGCTGATCGTGATCATCTGCGTCGTCGGCGCCTATTCGGTGTCGAACTCCTATCTCGACGTGGTGATGATGCTCGGCTTCGGCATCGTCGGCTATCTCTTCAAGAAGCTGTTCTACCCCCTGGCGCCGCTGGTGCTTGCGATCGTCATCGGCGACAAGGCCGAGGATGCGTTCCGGCAGTCGATGCTGATGTCCAAGGGATCACTCGGGATCTTCTTTGCGAACAAGCTGGTGACGTCCCTGGTGGTGGCCGGCATCGCGCTGCTCCTGCTTCCGCTGGTGTTGCAGCTCGCGCGGCTATTTCATAAGCCTGCATCCCCTGCCACTGAGACGACAGCCCAGGAAAGGTGA
- a CDS encoding methyl-accepting chemotaxis protein has protein sequence MSAALGLKTKPTTAEPADDDSDISALINRLTAEVNQIAVDKTKSIQQITNQMKMLALNALIESSRAGAQGAGFAVVAQEVRAVGQQVETIARELESQLTKRTGDLVSSIDRMSQRSRGERMMDLSLNAIELIDRNLYERTCDVRWWATDSAVVDCAASPAQAAVTYASERLDVILGAYTVYLDLWLCDLDGNVIANGRADRFRVVGQNVAHTKWFREAKTLRSGDDYVAGDIESQPLLGNAHVATYCASVRAGGQANGAPVGVLAIHFDWEPQARAIVQGVRVGDMDKARVLLVDSHFRVIAASDGQGILSERVSLSLNGQRSGCYRDRSGTMIAFHATPGYETYRGLGWYGVIVCAA, from the coding sequence ATGTCTGCTGCGCTGGGTCTGAAAACCAAGCCGACCACCGCCGAACCCGCCGACGACGATTCCGATATCTCCGCCCTGATCAATCGTCTGACCGCGGAGGTCAACCAGATCGCGGTCGACAAGACCAAGTCGATCCAGCAGATCACCAACCAGATGAAGATGCTGGCGCTGAACGCGCTGATCGAGAGCTCGCGTGCCGGCGCGCAAGGCGCGGGCTTCGCGGTGGTGGCGCAGGAAGTCCGCGCCGTCGGCCAGCAAGTCGAGACCATCGCCCGCGAGCTCGAAAGCCAGTTGACGAAGCGCACCGGCGATCTCGTCTCGTCGATCGATCGCATGAGCCAGCGCTCGCGCGGCGAGCGCATGATGGACTTGTCCTTGAACGCGATCGAGCTGATCGACCGCAACCTCTATGAGCGCACCTGCGACGTGCGCTGGTGGGCGACCGATTCCGCCGTGGTCGATTGCGCGGCCTCGCCTGCTCAGGCGGCGGTCACATACGCTTCAGAACGGCTCGACGTCATCCTCGGCGCCTATACCGTCTATCTCGACCTCTGGCTCTGCGACCTCGACGGCAACGTCATCGCCAATGGCCGTGCCGACCGCTTTCGCGTCGTCGGCCAGAACGTCGCCCACACCAAATGGTTTCGCGAGGCGAAAACCCTGCGCTCCGGCGACGACTATGTTGCCGGCGACATCGAGAGCCAGCCGCTGCTCGGCAATGCCCACGTCGCAACCTATTGCGCCAGCGTCCGCGCCGGCGGCCAGGCCAACGGCGCCCCGGTCGGCGTGCTCGCCATCCATTTCGACTGGGAGCCGCAGGCACGTGCGATCGTGCAAGGCGTGCGCGTCGGCGACATGGACAAGGCCCGCGTGCTGCTGGTCGACTCGCATTTCCGCGTCATTGCCGCCTCCGACGGCCAGGGCATCCTCAGCGAGCGCGTTTCGCTGTCGCTCAATGGCCAGCGCTCCGGCTGCTACCGGGACCGCTCCGGCACGATGATCGCGTTCCATGCGACGCCGGGCTACGAGACCTATCGGGGGCTCGGCTGGTACGGTGTCATCGTTTGCGCGGCCTGA
- a CDS encoding helix-turn-helix domain-containing protein, with translation MGQFLLVDSRKLDGFEGLHRAVHGSHVDVMQLGRGRLRGTLSHIGIGEFSLSIGTFNVGMRTQRVASDDKLIIGMLLTAEDRVAHWSFDMQLNDVLVIPPLLEHDGVFHGGSAYAAMRFDLDEVTSLFGGEARLSDPDTWRIRGHFRADLETGAIASRRLVRIMSHLCTHSGGLTPSTADFWKRSIVECMAANVMSSLPPDDNGWLPSARRLIRRVEEYLDEAGTRPVHVSEICAAMGVSRRTLHRAFQEVFSLGPASFLRHKRLCAVHSILHQSAPGSTTVAAVAMQQGFYELGRFSQYYLAMFGERPSQTLGIASIQTAGDDIVGA, from the coding sequence ATGGGGCAATTCCTTCTGGTTGATTCGCGAAAGCTGGACGGTTTTGAAGGTCTTCACCGAGCCGTTCACGGCTCGCATGTCGACGTGATGCAGCTCGGCCGTGGGCGGTTGCGCGGGACGTTGTCGCACATTGGCATCGGCGAGTTCTCGCTCAGCATAGGCACCTTCAACGTCGGCATGCGCACGCAGCGTGTCGCTAGCGACGACAAGCTGATCATCGGGATGCTGCTCACGGCCGAGGATCGCGTTGCTCACTGGTCGTTCGACATGCAGCTCAACGACGTGCTCGTCATTCCGCCGCTGCTCGAGCATGATGGCGTGTTTCACGGCGGCTCCGCTTATGCTGCCATGCGCTTCGACCTCGACGAGGTCACCTCGCTGTTTGGCGGCGAGGCGAGGCTGAGCGACCCCGACACTTGGCGTATTCGCGGCCATTTCCGGGCAGATCTGGAGACCGGGGCGATTGCATCACGCCGTCTGGTCCGGATCATGTCGCATCTGTGCACGCACAGCGGCGGGTTGACACCATCCACCGCCGATTTCTGGAAACGATCGATCGTCGAATGCATGGCGGCCAACGTCATGTCGTCGCTACCGCCCGACGACAATGGCTGGCTGCCCTCCGCAAGGCGGCTGATCCGCAGGGTCGAGGAATATCTCGACGAAGCCGGCACCCGCCCGGTGCATGTGTCGGAGATCTGCGCGGCAATGGGCGTGTCGCGACGTACTCTTCATCGCGCCTTTCAGGAGGTGTTCAGCCTCGGTCCGGCCAGCTTCCTCCGGCACAAGCGGCTGTGCGCCGTTCATTCCATCCTGCACCAGAGCGCGCCCGGATCGACGACCGTGGCAGCCGTCGCCATGCAGCAGGGCTTCTACGAGCTCGGCCGGTTCTCGCAATACTATCTTGCGATGTTCGGTGAGCGTCCGTCGCAGACGCTCGGAATCGCATCCATTCAGACTGCCGGGGACGATATCGTCGGAGCCTAG
- a CDS encoding L,D-transpeptidase family protein produces the protein MAEQVPRAAVRIVFAVAFFALTAAPALAAGMDAAAIASAEPSKKTLSKEKSTPAGVRLQVLLDRAHFSPGEIDGKFGENAKKALRAYAEARQLPSSDELTDDAWKALQADGRPLTATYTITDKDVAGPFLHKLPAKMENMKDIPKLGYTSPREALAEKFHMSEQLLAALNPGRHFDHAGESIAVVDTSNGGNAAPAKADRVEIDKARQTVKLFDKSNALIGFYPASVGSEEKPSPSGTLKVTEIDPNPTYRYNPAYHFKGVHSRKPFKIRPGPNNPVGTMWINLSADGYGIHGTPSPQNISKGQSHGCVRLTNWDAERVAASVAKGTPVTFVEGGG, from the coding sequence ATGGCCGAGCAGGTGCCACGCGCGGCGGTGAGAATCGTCTTCGCCGTCGCGTTCTTCGCATTGACGGCCGCACCAGCGCTCGCTGCCGGAATGGACGCGGCCGCGATCGCTTCCGCCGAGCCTTCGAAGAAGACCCTGTCAAAGGAGAAGTCGACCCCGGCAGGCGTGCGTCTGCAGGTCCTGCTGGACAGGGCCCACTTCTCGCCGGGCGAGATCGACGGCAAATTCGGGGAGAACGCAAAGAAAGCGCTGCGCGCCTACGCGGAAGCACGGCAATTGCCGAGTTCGGATGAGCTGACGGATGATGCCTGGAAGGCTCTGCAGGCGGACGGTCGGCCGCTGACGGCGACCTATACCATCACCGACAAGGACGTCGCGGGCCCGTTTTTGCACAAGCTTCCAGCCAAGATGGAGAACATGAAGGACATCCCGAAACTCGGCTACACCAGTCCGCGCGAAGCGCTGGCCGAGAAATTTCACATGAGCGAACAGCTGCTGGCGGCGCTCAATCCCGGACGCCATTTCGACCACGCCGGCGAGTCCATCGCTGTCGTCGACACGAGCAACGGCGGAAACGCCGCGCCTGCCAAGGCCGACAGGGTGGAGATCGACAAGGCGCGGCAAACCGTAAAATTGTTCGACAAGTCGAATGCGCTGATCGGCTTCTATCCGGCGAGCGTCGGAAGCGAGGAGAAGCCATCGCCCTCGGGCACGCTGAAGGTCACCGAGATCGATCCCAATCCAACCTACCGCTACAATCCCGCTTATCACTTCAAGGGCGTACATTCCCGAAAACCCTTCAAGATCAGGCCCGGCCCGAACAATCCAGTCGGCACGATGTGGATCAACCTGTCCGCCGACGGCTATGGCATCCATGGCACGCCGTCGCCGCAAAATATCTCCAAGGGACAATCGCACGGCTGCGTGCGTCTCACCAATTGGGATGCCGAACGCGTCGCAGCCAGCGTCGCGAAAGGGACGCCGGTCACGTTCGTGGAGGGCGGCGGATGA
- a CDS encoding cache domain-containing protein — MTGERTSKRAFRIAFQTSIITVFVSVVLLVGLTLVYLSFARVTVITRTAARSFIEKVAQLGADHVDEQFKNVRDNLDILSGLPSIQEADIADNARLYSLMAAMLRNNKRLFNLYVGYEDGSFIEMDVIDRAKPAFRASLMIDQDAAFRLVVISRTARAAPVTQYLSENLIQVAEVAGPAGYDPRQRPWYVEAFKNDKTLLTGPYVFYATGEPGYTLRTPLKEGRRGVVAGDVLLNRFEDMLAQQKLGQSGLAFLFNDADRIVGHPEMNRLMAEIPERQDDLPQLGALKLPALVPIIRSWRDGGPAQQFFDDAAGRTYIAAVHRLDTAGSANVRLAMIAPLDEFYARIISERRTLFALALAFVGATLPFAFWLGSLMAQPLRKLVEETDAIQRFEIAERPRIHSVIAEIEELGRSVFTMRSLVRSFANFIPRPIVRQLIETGSSLRLGGSRREVTVLFTDVADFTAKTERADPSQVMIYTSRYFAALSDQIMRHQGTVDKYIGDAVMALWNAPVDDPDHTLNACHAVLACLAANQALNQEFRREGWPPYDTRYGLHVGDAVIGNVGSSHRMNYTALGAAVNLASRLEGLNKNYGTCVLVSAAVRARVGHNFLFRSVDSITPKGFAEPIEVSELRGELALASETEIVMCQRWDDVFASIARNGAAETTLVRLSGFLHDYPKDGIAEFHARRFRAAARNTGAAA; from the coding sequence ATGACCGGAGAGAGAACCAGCAAGCGCGCATTTCGCATCGCCTTCCAGACATCGATCATCACTGTGTTCGTAAGCGTGGTGCTGCTCGTCGGCCTGACCCTGGTCTATCTCAGCTTCGCGCGGGTGACTGTCATCACCAGAACAGCGGCGAGAAGCTTCATCGAGAAGGTCGCGCAGTTGGGCGCCGACCACGTCGACGAGCAGTTCAAGAACGTCCGCGACAATCTCGACATCCTGTCCGGCCTGCCGTCGATTCAGGAAGCCGATATCGCGGATAATGCGCGGCTCTACAGCCTGATGGCGGCGATGCTGCGCAACAACAAGCGGCTGTTCAATCTCTATGTCGGCTACGAAGACGGCTCATTCATCGAGATGGACGTGATCGACCGCGCCAAGCCGGCGTTCAGGGCGAGCCTGATGATCGATCAGGATGCGGCCTTCCGGCTGGTCGTGATCTCGCGAACGGCCAGGGCCGCGCCGGTCACGCAATATCTGTCCGAAAATCTCATCCAGGTGGCGGAGGTCGCGGGACCCGCCGGCTATGACCCGCGGCAGCGGCCCTGGTATGTCGAGGCGTTCAAGAACGACAAGACGCTGCTGACGGGCCCTTACGTCTTCTACGCCACGGGCGAACCCGGCTACACGCTCCGGACGCCCCTGAAGGAGGGACGCCGCGGTGTCGTCGCCGGCGACGTGCTGCTGAACCGGTTCGAGGACATGCTGGCGCAGCAGAAGCTCGGCCAATCGGGGCTTGCCTTCCTGTTCAACGATGCCGATCGCATCGTCGGCCATCCCGAGATGAACCGCCTGATGGCGGAGATCCCGGAGCGGCAGGACGATCTGCCGCAACTCGGCGCGCTCAAGCTGCCCGCATTGGTGCCAATCATCCGGTCCTGGCGCGACGGCGGGCCGGCCCAGCAATTCTTCGACGATGCCGCGGGCCGGACCTATATCGCGGCGGTCCACCGTCTCGATACGGCCGGCTCGGCCAATGTCCGGCTGGCGATGATCGCGCCGCTCGACGAATTCTACGCCCGCATCATCAGCGAGCGGCGGACATTGTTCGCGCTGGCGTTGGCCTTCGTCGGCGCCACGCTGCCGTTCGCGTTCTGGCTGGGATCGTTGATGGCGCAGCCGCTGCGCAAGCTCGTCGAGGAGACCGACGCGATCCAGCGGTTCGAGATTGCGGAGCGTCCGCGCATTCATTCTGTCATCGCCGAGATCGAGGAGCTCGGGCGCTCGGTCTTCACCATGCGCAGCCTGGTTCGCAGCTTTGCAAACTTCATCCCGCGCCCGATCGTTCGGCAGCTGATCGAGACCGGCTCGTCGCTCCGCCTCGGCGGCAGCAGGCGCGAAGTCACGGTGCTGTTCACGGATGTCGCCGACTTCACCGCTAAGACCGAGCGCGCCGACCCGTCACAGGTGATGATCTACACCTCGCGCTATTTCGCGGCGCTCTCGGACCAGATCATGCGGCACCAGGGCACGGTCGACAAATATATCGGCGATGCCGTGATGGCGCTCTGGAATGCGCCGGTGGATGATCCCGACCACACCCTCAACGCCTGCCACGCAGTTCTCGCATGTCTCGCGGCGAACCAAGCCCTGAACCAGGAGTTCCGGCGCGAGGGCTGGCCGCCCTACGACACGCGCTACGGCCTGCATGTCGGCGATGCCGTGATCGGCAATGTCGGCTCCAGCCACCGGATGAACTACACCGCGCTCGGCGCCGCCGTAAATCTCGCATCGCGGCTCGAGGGCCTCAACAAGAACTACGGCACGTGCGTGCTGGTCAGCGCCGCCGTGCGCGCACGTGTCGGCCACAACTTCCTGTTCCGCAGCGTCGACAGCATCACCCCGAAGGGATTTGCCGAGCCGATCGAGGTCAGCGAACTGCGCGGCGAGCTTGCACTCGCCAGCGAGACCGAGATTGTCATGTGCCAACGCTGGGACGATGTTTTTGCATCAATTGCGCGGAATGGCGCTGCCGAGACCACCCTGGTCCGGCTTTCCGGCTTCCTGCACGACTATCCCAAGGACGGCATTGCAGAATTTCACGCCCGGCGTTTTCGCGCGGCGGCCCGGAATACGGGAGCTGCGGCATGA
- a CDS encoding formylglycine-generating enzyme family protein — protein sequence MLRADMDHCEWLPDDVKTGEMVFIPGGTFRMGSDHHYPEEAPSHRVSVDGFWIDRTPVTNRQFKQFVSATGHVTEAQIVPDPNDYPGALKEMLYAGSLVFSPLPRINDLTDWSQWWSFMRGASWRHPYGPGSNIGGLDDHPVVHVSYSDAAAYAGWAGKDLPTEAEWEFAARGGLEAEEFAWGDALMPGGKHMANIWQGNFPVQNLGEDGYERTSPVMAFPPNGYGLHDMIGNVWEWTSDWWSARHAADAAKPCCIPNNPRGGREEASYDARQPDIKIPRKVLKGGSHLCAPNYCRRYRPAARHAEPVDTSTSHVGFRCVVRMPLVIHREQEGSAAT from the coding sequence ATGTTGCGGGCGGATATGGATCACTGCGAGTGGTTGCCGGATGATGTGAAGACCGGCGAGATGGTCTTCATTCCCGGCGGTACTTTTCGCATGGGATCCGACCATCATTATCCGGAAGAAGCGCCGAGCCACCGCGTCTCGGTCGACGGCTTCTGGATTGATCGCACGCCGGTCACGAACCGGCAGTTTAAGCAATTCGTCAGCGCGACCGGTCATGTCACCGAAGCGCAGATCGTTCCCGACCCGAACGACTATCCGGGCGCACTAAAGGAGATGCTCTACGCGGGATCACTGGTGTTCTCGCCGCTGCCGCGCATCAACGATCTCACCGACTGGAGTCAGTGGTGGTCCTTCATGCGCGGCGCCAGCTGGCGCCATCCCTACGGCCCCGGCAGCAACATCGGGGGTCTCGACGACCACCCGGTCGTGCACGTCTCCTATAGCGATGCGGCGGCCTATGCCGGCTGGGCCGGCAAGGATTTGCCGACGGAAGCCGAGTGGGAGTTCGCCGCGCGCGGCGGCCTTGAGGCCGAGGAGTTCGCCTGGGGCGATGCGCTGATGCCGGGCGGAAAGCACATGGCCAACATCTGGCAGGGAAACTTTCCTGTCCAGAATCTCGGCGAGGATGGGTACGAGCGTACCTCGCCGGTCATGGCCTTCCCGCCGAACGGCTACGGCCTCCACGACATGATCGGCAATGTCTGGGAGTGGACTTCCGACTGGTGGTCAGCCCGGCACGCGGCTGACGCCGCAAAGCCCTGCTGCATTCCGAACAATCCCCGCGGCGGCCGCGAGGAGGCGAGCTACGACGCGCGCCAGCCGGACATCAAAATTCCGCGCAAGGTCCTGAAGGGCGGCTCGCATCTCTGCGCACCCAATTACTGCCGCCGCTACCGTCCCGCCGCGCGCCATGCCGAGCCGGTCGATACCTCGACCAGCCATGTCGGCTTCCGCTGCGTTGTACGCATGCCTCTCGTCATTCACCGCGAACAAGAAGGATCTGCTGCAACATAG
- a CDS encoding 4-hydroxythreonine-4-phosphate dehydrogenase PdxA, with translation MTAKPLIALAMGDPAGISPELTAKLVALDEIRNHARLVVIGDRRIFDEGARVAGVAPELTRVQQGADFRAAKGDALFVDHGHLDPKEVEPKTATLAGGQFALTNYRHALELARDGRVDAVCFTPFNKQAMRYARADYDDEIAFSAEVAGLKTPASEFNVLGELWNARVTSHIPLKDVAAKLSSERIHRALTLTDACMRNAGYARPRIAVAGLNPHAGDGGNFGREEIDVIAPVVAAGQRDGIAVEGPFPADTVFLRAKAGAFDAVLTMYHDQGQIAMKLMGFDRGVTLLGGFPFPICTPAHGTAYDIAGQGVASTGATRAAVLLAAEMAGRRVG, from the coding sequence ATGACCGCAAAGCCGCTGATTGCGCTGGCGATGGGAGATCCTGCCGGCATCAGCCCGGAGCTGACCGCAAAGCTCGTGGCGCTGGATGAGATCCGCAATCATGCCCGGCTCGTCGTGATCGGCGACCGCCGCATCTTCGACGAAGGCGCACGCGTCGCCGGTGTCGCGCCGGAGCTGACGAGGGTACAGCAGGGCGCCGACTTTCGCGCGGCGAAGGGCGACGCCCTGTTCGTCGATCACGGCCATCTCGATCCCAAGGAGGTCGAGCCGAAGACCGCGACCCTGGCCGGCGGACAATTCGCCCTGACGAATTACCGCCACGCGCTCGAGCTCGCTCGCGATGGCCGCGTCGATGCCGTTTGCTTCACGCCGTTCAACAAGCAGGCGATGCGGTATGCCCGCGCCGACTATGACGACGAGATCGCGTTCTCCGCGGAGGTCGCCGGCCTCAAGACGCCGGCCAGCGAATTCAACGTGCTGGGCGAGCTCTGGAATGCACGGGTCACTTCGCACATCCCGCTCAAGGACGTCGCGGCAAAGCTGTCCAGCGAGCGGATCCATCGCGCGCTCACGCTGACCGATGCCTGCATGCGCAACGCCGGCTATGCGCGGCCGCGCATTGCGGTCGCGGGCCTCAATCCGCACGCCGGCGACGGCGGCAATTTCGGCCGCGAGGAGATCGATGTCATCGCGCCCGTGGTCGCGGCCGGCCAGCGTGACGGAATTGCCGTGGAGGGCCCGTTTCCCGCCGACACGGTATTTCTGCGCGCCAAGGCCGGCGCCTTCGATGCGGTGCTGACAATGTATCACGACCAGGGCCAGATCGCGATGAAGCTGATGGGGTTCGATCGCGGCGTCACCTTGCTCGGCGGCTTCCCGTTCCCGATCTGCACGCCCGCACACGGCACCGCCTACGACATCGCAGGCCAAGGCGTCGCGTCGACCGGTGCCACTCGTGCCGCGGTGCTGCTTGCGGCGGAAATGGCCGGGCGGCGGGTGGGCTGA
- a CDS encoding tripartite tricarboxylate transporter TctB family protein produces the protein MISRRALELATAILTGSFGVAVVVQSLDNGIGWSSAGVDSGTFPFLTGIVIITGSLYNLARGVVPAATLASVPVAITSIELRRLAGLFVPAAIFVAAIPLLGMYLASAVYVFAVLAIPRHQSAVRSAVMAAATALALYVVFERMFQVSLPHGALAAALGY, from the coding sequence ATGATATCGCGACGCGCGCTCGAACTTGCGACTGCCATCCTCACCGGCAGTTTTGGTGTTGCGGTGGTGGTCCAGAGCCTGGACAACGGCATCGGCTGGTCGAGCGCGGGCGTGGATTCCGGCACATTCCCGTTTCTGACCGGCATCGTCATCATCACTGGTAGCCTGTACAATCTGGCGCGCGGCGTCGTGCCGGCCGCGACGCTGGCGAGCGTTCCGGTCGCGATCACGTCCATCGAGCTGCGGCGGCTGGCGGGCCTGTTCGTGCCCGCCGCGATTTTCGTCGCAGCGATCCCGCTGCTTGGAATGTATCTCGCCTCGGCGGTTTACGTCTTCGCGGTGCTCGCGATCCCCCGGCATCAATCCGCGGTGCGTTCGGCGGTGATGGCAGCAGCAACGGCGCTGGCGCTCTATGTCGTGTTCGAGCGCATGTTCCAGGTGTCGTTGCCACATGGCGCGCTCGCCGCCGCCCTCGGGTACTGA